The Skermanella pratensis genome has a window encoding:
- a CDS encoding ChrR family anti-sigma-E factor gives MIPAHHPDDALLAGYAAGTLDEVTGLVVATHLALCPACRNAVALFEAVGGALLDDVEPAPMAPDALPAVMARLDREDAGGRLPAADARPDGAPESVPALPRPLRDYVGGDLDAVRWKRLIRGVDLYDIPVGSTGGGRIKARLMRIKGGVAVPQHTHEGIELTLVLAGGFSDASGHYRRGDLACSDAEVDHRPVADEGADCVCVTLTDAPLRLTGPLMRLLNPFVRF, from the coding sequence ATGATCCCGGCCCATCACCCCGACGACGCGCTGCTGGCCGGCTACGCGGCCGGAACCCTGGACGAGGTGACCGGCCTCGTGGTGGCTACCCACCTGGCGCTCTGTCCCGCGTGCCGGAACGCCGTGGCCCTGTTCGAGGCGGTCGGAGGGGCCCTGCTCGACGACGTCGAGCCGGCTCCGATGGCGCCGGACGCGCTGCCGGCCGTGATGGCGCGGCTCGACCGGGAGGACGCCGGCGGGAGGTTGCCTGCCGCGGATGCCCGGCCTGACGGCGCGCCGGAGTCGGTGCCGGCGCTGCCCCGGCCGCTGCGCGACTATGTCGGGGGCGACCTGGACGCGGTGCGGTGGAAGCGGCTGATCCGCGGAGTCGATCTGTACGACATACCGGTCGGCTCCACCGGCGGGGGACGGATCAAGGCCCGGCTGATGCGGATCAAGGGCGGCGTCGCGGTGCCTCAGCACACCCATGAGGGGATCGAGCTGACCCTGGTGCTGGCGGGAGGCTTCAGCGACGCCTCGGGGCACTACCGGCGCGGCGACCTCGCGTGTTCCGACGCCGAGGTGGACCACCGGCCGGTCGCCGACGAGGGCGCGGACTGCGTCTGCGTCACCCTGACCGACGCCCCGCTCCGGCTGACCGGCCCGCTGATGCGCCTGCTGAACCCGTTCGTGAGGTTCTGA
- a CDS encoding sigma-70 family RNA polymerase sigma factor, which translates to MPDIPPLAAAQERSLDDLLVAVARDRDRGAFSELFHRIAPKLKGYLQRLGAGPSQADELAQEVMLLVWRRAEAFDPVRSGAATWIFTIARNKRIDTLRRERRPEIDPDDPALVPAIVPDAPPSADRTIESVEDTARLRAAILRLPAEQADLLRLAYFEDQPHAAIAATRGLPLGTVKSRLRLAMGRLRRELEEGR; encoded by the coding sequence ATGCCGGATATTCCGCCCCTTGCCGCCGCCCAGGAGCGGTCGCTTGACGATCTTCTGGTCGCCGTCGCGCGCGACCGGGACCGCGGAGCGTTTTCCGAGCTGTTCCACCGGATCGCGCCCAAGCTGAAGGGCTACCTGCAGCGGCTCGGCGCCGGGCCGTCCCAGGCCGACGAGCTCGCGCAGGAGGTCATGCTGCTGGTCTGGCGCCGCGCCGAGGCCTTCGATCCGGTCCGGTCGGGTGCCGCCACCTGGATTTTCACCATCGCCCGCAACAAGCGAATCGACACCCTCCGGCGGGAGCGCCGGCCCGAGATCGATCCCGACGATCCGGCCCTGGTTCCCGCCATAGTCCCGGACGCGCCGCCGAGCGCCGACCGGACCATCGAATCGGTCGAGGACACCGCGCGCCTGCGCGCGGCCATCCTGAGACTGCCGGCCGAGCAGGCGGACCTGCTGCGGCTGGCCTATTTCGAGGACCAGCCCCACGCCGCGATCGCCGCGACGCGCGGCCTGCCGCTCGGGACCGTCAAGTCGCGGCTGCGCCTCGCCATGGGCCGCCTGCGCCGGGAACTGGAGGAGGGGCGATGA